The Bacillota bacterium DNA window TCGTGGACAGGAAGGGATGTGTGAGTTTAATGTCTGAGTGCAAGGTGATAGGGGATCGCTATGACAGGCGCGGGGCGTGGCCTCCCGTGCAGGTGCCAGACCACGTGTTCCGCGAGTACGACATTCGAAACGGGGCTGTTTTGGGCAGTTGGGCTGAGTTGCCATGAGGCGTGAAAAGCCTTGCGGAGCTTGGGTTTTGGCGATATAGTAATAGTTGGGAGTTGGGCTGAGTTAGTGGCATTCTGGCGGAGTTGGCACACATTTGGCACACAGAACATCTGTTTGGAGGGCTGCACCTATGCGACTCGGGATCGGGGGATATGCGACCGGCGACGTGCAGACCGAGGCCGCGCGGGAGATGTTCCTGGCGACCATTGAGCGGGACGCGCCGGAGGTCCTGCGTGCCCTGCGGGATGAGGTGTACCCCTACTTCTCCAGGGATGAGCTTCAGGACCGCTTGACGGCCTGGGCGCGACGGTGGCACCTTTGCGAACCGTGGATCTTGGACAAGGCCATGGATACCCTCGCGCTATGGGATGACTGCCCTGCCCTGCGAGCGCAAGAGCCGCCGAGATGGGACGCGGGGGGCGGGTTCTCATGGTGGGAGCCGGTGGCCGACGCGGAAAGGCGTATCGCTTTCGAGGCCGACGGTTGGGACCCCGCGATGGAAACCCGTGGACAGGCCCGGGAGCGCCTACTGAGGGCGTTCGCAGAGGCCGTAGATCGCCACCTAGACCATATTGCTACCCTCGCGGAGAATCGCGGTTGGACCCAGGTCGTGGTGAAGCGTAACCGGAGCGGAGAGCCGGACCTGCACTTCAAATGGCTCGTGCAGCATCGTGTGCTAGGCTGGAGCGTGCGCGAGATAGCGGACCGCTACATGGAGGAGGACCCGACGGGCGAGCGAGTGATCGGCGAGGACGCCATAAGAAAAGCGATTGAAGCTGCCAGCAAACTAATCGGACTGAGGTCACTACGGAATTAACGCGGCGGCGCGTTATTTCCTATTGCGTTAGGTCATCGCCTCCTATCATTGCAGGTAGGAGGCGATGATTTTCATGCAGTTGCTGAGGGTGCCGCATGTCGCGCGCGTCTTGGACGTGACTGAAGACAGGGTGTACCAGCTTGTGCGGGAAGGGCTGCTGCCCGCTGTCCGTGTGGGGCGACAGATCCGGTTTGACGCCGACAAGCTGCGCGACTGGATCGAGCAGGGCGGCTGCGCCTTGCCGGGCGGTTGGAGGCGCGAGGCATGAGAACAAGGAACCCCGGCGCGTTGCCGGGGTGCCGACACGGGAGGTATCGGGATGGCCGACTTCGATCCCATTGTAGCAAGGAACGACGCCACCTTCAAGCCGTTGGACGCGCTTCGCGCCGTGTTGGATAGCGACCTGGACGCACATGCAAAGCTGGTGGCCACTGTCCTCATCAGGCACGCCGACGGTGCGGGTGCCTGTTACCCCTCCTTGCCGCGCATCATGGCTCAAAGTAGCCTCTCGCGGAGTGCCGTGAAGCGGGCGATTAGAAGCCTGGAGGCCGCCGGCGTCGTGGCGGTGACGCGGCATTGGGGCGCTATTAACCGATACCGGGTTCTGGTGGAACCTAGTGTCTCTGAGAACCTAGGTTCTGATGGAGCCTCAACCGGGTTCCCACAGAACCCGGGTAGGTTCCCACAGAACCCACCACTGGGTTCTGACAGAACCCCTGAACTGCCTATTGGAACTGATCAATTAACTGACCATTTAACTGCCCAACCTGGCGGCGCGCGCAAGCGACGCGCCCGGGGCGAAACCGACCCTCGTGTTCATCCCGTCCTCCAGGCGTTTCACGAAGCCTACGTGAAGCGCGTGGGCAA harbors:
- a CDS encoding helix-turn-helix domain-containing protein codes for the protein MQLLRVPHVARVLDVTEDRVYQLVREGLLPAVRVGRQIRFDADKLRDWIEQGGCALPGGWRREA